In a genomic window of Scomber japonicus isolate fScoJap1 chromosome 17, fScoJap1.pri, whole genome shotgun sequence:
- the LOC128377483 gene encoding 12-(S)-hydroxy-5,8,10,14-eicosatetraenoic acid receptor-like: MGNNSYQLIEECEATNKTLYNFYAAVMIMIFILALPLNASVLHLFIFKLKFWKSNSNNIFLFNLVLADILLLFCLPIKAYNYIQGERRSSNDVVCKAMLFMLFLNRGASIAFLTVTSIDRYFNVVHPGRKNLLKAIKKSPQISIIIWLLLLPLTIPTMLQNFDCCNSHKSDDDKKDDALIKDVVDSLREAVFFTQILIPFVILVYCTVRIVNRLRKKTVGNRTKLKRAVFLVTAVMVVFSFCFLPCTIARMILLIVRVKEMDEVYQDKAAVAFDGLMVLSYIDCLVDPLVYCFCSTKFKALYLSNYFPFLIKGTQLPVDSSTENTAHPVCNTVI; this comes from the exons ATGGGGAACAACAGCTACCAACTCATAGAAGAATGTGAAGCCACAAACAAGACGCTGTATAATTTTTACGCTGCTgtcatgattatgatttttatCTTGGCTCTTCCTCTCAATGCATCCGTCCTCCATCTCTTCATATTCAAACTCAAGTTCTGGAAATCCAACTCCAACAATATCTTCCTGTTCAACCTGGTGCTGGCAgacatcctcctgctcttctgTCTGCCTATAAAAGCTTACAACTACATCCAAGGAGAGAGACGGAGCTCCAACGACGTGGTGTGCAAGGCGATGCTCTTCATGCTGTTTTTGAACCGAGGGGCCAGCATCGCCTTCCTGACCGTCACCTCCATAGATCGGTATTTCAACGTGGTGCATCCCGGTCGGAAGAATCTCTTAAAAGCCATCAAGAAATCTCCTCAGATCTCGATCATCATATGGCTGCTTCTCCTGCCCCTCACCATCCCCACCATGCTGCAGAACTTTGACTGCTGCAACAGCCACAAGAGTGATGATGATAAAAAGGACGATGCATTGATCAAG GACGTGGTGGACAGTTTGCGAGAAGCCGTCTTCTTCACCCAGATCCTCATCCCCTTCGTCATCCTGGTCTACTGCACGGTGCGAATCGTCAACCGGCTGAGGAAGAAGACGGTCGGCAATCGGACCAAGCTGAAGAGGGCCGTGTTTCTGGTCACCGCCGTCATGGTGGTCTTCTCCTTCTGCTTCCTGCCTTGCACCATAGCCAGGATGATTCTTCTGATCGTAAGGGTCAAAGAGATGGACGAGGTCTACCAAGATAAAGCCGCCGTGGCTTTCGACGGCCTCATGGTCCTCTCCTACATCGACTGTCTAGTGGATCCATTGGTCTACTGCTTCTGTAGCACCAAGTTCAAAGCTCTTTACCTCTCCAATTATTTCCCGTTCTTGATTAAAGGCACTCAGCTGCCGGTGGATAGCTCAACAGAGAACACGGCGCATCCTGTGTGTAATACAGTCATCTGA